A single Pseudodesulfovibrio aespoeensis Aspo-2 DNA region contains:
- a CDS encoding PD40 domain-containing protein, whose amino-acid sequence MKRTLTFCASVAVAVVVTVFVATTALASGPLTVDIHGPGQRMVNIILLPPKGLGGSQLPTAQAKAFEELVVNNLNYIPFLKLIPTSELLGGDPSRGVGGGDIDFKPMQMARIDLCMTTGWNGRYLEARVFETFGGRRVVGKSYNDVGEITLAQAADRFCSAFLEALTGKKGFFDSPVAFVRQDGKAKEIYTVLPQGRELKRITNLGGYNLSPSWSADGSKIIFTHIASTRHELGVYDSKTQKITLYSQGLGQTIISPVFGPGDKPIVALNVNGATDIQELDASFKPQRVLARSPYIDVSPSFDRTGTKMAFTSGRAGNPHVYLMDMKSGEVRRVTMTGKYNTHPCLSPDGRYIAYTNRTGSGHRIFLHDLATGREKQLTFGPGNDEYPAFDPDGYFVAFASNRSGGFKLYLTTRHGDTPRVISTGPGQAFAPAWDTALQW is encoded by the coding sequence ATGAAAAGAACTTTGACGTTTTGCGCCTCAGTTGCCGTCGCAGTCGTTGTCACGGTCTTCGTGGCGACCACGGCCCTTGCATCGGGACCGCTCACCGTGGACATCCACGGGCCGGGACAACGCATGGTCAACATCATTCTCCTTCCGCCCAAGGGGCTTGGTGGCAGCCAACTGCCGACAGCCCAGGCCAAGGCGTTCGAGGAGCTGGTGGTCAACAACCTCAACTACATCCCGTTCCTGAAGCTGATTCCCACCTCCGAGCTCCTGGGTGGCGACCCGAGCCGCGGCGTGGGCGGCGGCGACATCGATTTCAAGCCCATGCAGATGGCCCGCATCGACCTGTGCATGACCACGGGCTGGAACGGGCGATACCTGGAGGCCAGGGTCTTTGAAACCTTTGGTGGCCGCCGGGTGGTGGGCAAGTCCTACAACGACGTGGGCGAGATAACCCTGGCCCAGGCGGCAGACCGTTTCTGCTCGGCCTTTCTTGAGGCCCTGACCGGCAAGAAGGGATTCTTTGATTCGCCCGTCGCCTTTGTCCGGCAGGATGGCAAGGCCAAGGAAATATACACGGTTTTGCCTCAGGGGCGCGAACTCAAGCGCATCACCAATCTCGGCGGCTACAACCTGAGCCCCTCCTGGTCTGCGGACGGCTCCAAGATCATCTTCACGCATATCGCCAGCACTCGGCACGAGTTGGGTGTCTACGACAGCAAGACCCAGAAGATCACCCTGTATTCCCAGGGGCTTGGGCAAACGATCATCAGCCCGGTCTTTGGCCCTGGCGACAAGCCCATCGTGGCGCTCAATGTCAACGGGGCAACGGACATCCAGGAACTTGACGCCTCCTTCAAGCCGCAACGCGTGCTGGCGCGCAGCCCGTATATCGACGTGTCCCCGAGCTTTGACCGCACCGGCACCAAGATGGCCTTTACCTCGGGCCGGGCGGGCAACCCGCATGTTTATCTCATGGACATGAAATCCGGCGAGGTGCGTCGGGTGACCATGACCGGGAAGTATAACACCCATCCGTGCCTGAGCCCGGATGGCCGTTACATAGCCTACACCAACCGGACCGGAAGCGGACATAGGATTTTCCTGCACGATCTTGCGACGGGACGTGAGAAACAGTTGACGTTCGGGCCTGGAAACGACGAATATCCGGCATTCGATCCGGATGGGTATTTTGTGGCCTTTGCCTCCAACCGGTCGGGGGGGTTCAAGCTCTACCTGACCACGCGGCATGGCGATACCCCGCGGGTCATATCCACCGGTCCGGGTCAGGCCTTTGCCCCGGCGTGGGATACGGCATTGCAGTGGTAA
- the pal gene encoding peptidoglycan-associated lipoprotein Pal, with product MTSRWYFSVLILLVLALGVGAGCAKKKTTTTPPGAQVEVTDESQWKSSSSDSSMDEATLASEAERRAKTEAVTELTSVTINFAFDSYELNSEARSILALKANIMRRYTDVRVVVEGHCDERGTEEYNLALGERRARAAYEHLVILGVDPGRMSIVSFGEEKPLDSAHNETAWAKNRRAEFVVR from the coding sequence ATGACATCGAGATGGTATTTTTCTGTATTGATTCTGTTGGTTCTGGCGCTTGGCGTCGGAGCCGGGTGTGCCAAGAAAAAAACGACCACCACCCCTCCCGGTGCCCAGGTCGAGGTCACCGACGAAAGCCAGTGGAAGTCTTCGTCCTCTGACTCCTCCATGGACGAAGCCACGCTTGCTTCCGAGGCCGAACGCCGCGCCAAGACCGAGGCCGTGACCGAGCTGACCAGCGTGACCATCAACTTTGCCTTTGACTCCTACGAACTGAACTCCGAGGCGCGCTCGATCCTGGCTCTCAAGGCCAACATCATGCGTCGCTACACCGATGTCAGGGTCGTTGTCGAAGGCCATTGCGACGAGCGTGGCACCGAGGAATACAACCTGGCTCTGGGCGAGCGGCGCGCACGCGCGGCCTATGAGCATCTGGTCATCCTCGGCGTTGATCCCGGTCGCATGAGCATCGTCAGTTTTGGCGAGGAGAAGCCCCTTGATTCCGCCCACAACGAAACCGCCTGGGCCAAGAACCGCCGGGCCGAGTTCGTTGTCCGCTAA
- a CDS encoding phosphatidylglycerophosphatase A family protein → MKGKSPLDILGTALATLGPIGHFPKAPGTWGSLAAVIAAPWLFLPLPLWGRVAVLVVVFAVGTWACGVAERTLDRKDPGCVIIDELFGQWLTLLFFASMPIWYLGLAFVLFRIFDILKPWPVRWAETAFAGGLGVMADDGVAGLYALLCLHLIALIL, encoded by the coding sequence ATGAAAGGCAAATCCCCCCTGGACATCCTGGGCACGGCCCTGGCCACCCTTGGCCCCATCGGCCATTTTCCAAAGGCGCCGGGCACCTGGGGTTCGCTGGCTGCGGTGATCGCCGCGCCGTGGTTGTTCCTGCCCCTGCCTCTATGGGGTCGGGTAGCCGTGCTCGTGGTCGTCTTTGCTGTCGGCACCTGGGCCTGCGGCGTGGCCGAGCGGACTCTGGACCGCAAAGACCCCGGCTGTGTGATCATCGACGAATTGTTCGGCCAGTGGCTGACCCTGCTCTTTTTCGCGTCCATGCCCATCTGGTATCTGGGTCTGGCCTTTGTCCTCTTCCGGATTTTTGACATCCTCAAGCCCTGGCCCGTCAGGTGGGCCGAGACCGCCTTTGCCGGTGGCCTTGGCGTCATGGCCGACGACGGCGTGGCCGGGCTGTACGCCCTGCTCTGCCTGCACCTGATCGCGTTGATTCTCTAG
- a CDS encoding GNAT family N-acetyltransferase, translating into MNMINVRQITALTAGQFRELCDLLVDSVEGGASVGFLSPLSMEKAGEYWRTVADALPSGLALFIAEDESSIVGSVQLAPCARENGLHRAEIQKLFVLRSHRGQGIATELMHAAQTHALSLGRTLLVLDTHAGSKAEALYEHLGWKRAGSIPDYAASPDGTLHGTVFLYKRISPNRDTEARKRP; encoded by the coding sequence ATGAACATGATCAATGTGCGGCAGATCACGGCCCTCACTGCCGGACAATTTCGCGAGTTGTGCGACCTGCTTGTGGACTCGGTTGAAGGCGGGGCTTCGGTGGGCTTTCTGTCTCCGTTATCCATGGAAAAGGCCGGGGAATACTGGCGCACGGTGGCGGACGCCCTGCCGTCGGGCCTTGCGCTGTTCATTGCCGAAGATGAGAGTTCCATAGTCGGCTCGGTCCAGCTTGCGCCCTGCGCCAGGGAGAACGGACTGCATCGCGCCGAGATACAAAAGCTCTTTGTGTTGCGCAGCCACAGGGGTCAGGGCATTGCGACAGAGTTGATGCATGCTGCGCAAACGCATGCCCTCTCCCTGGGACGGACACTTCTGGTGCTGGATACCCATGCGGGAAGCAAGGCCGAAGCCTTGTATGAACACCTTGGCTGGAAAAGGGCCGGGAGCATTCCCGATTATGCCGCCAGCCCGGACGGGACACTGCACGGAACCGTATTCTTGTACAAACGGATCAGCCCGAACAGAGACACGGAAGCGAGGAAAAGACCATGA
- a CDS encoding Maf family protein, whose translation MTQKTPGPFTSLVPIVLASGSPRRRELLADLGLDFEVAPSRAEEPAPLPGELPTDYAARMAEMKTAEVAARFPDRIVLGADTIVVLGDRIMGKPSDAAQALAMLTALSGQTHQVITAFCLVLPGHDTVTRTATTDVDMRTSTETELRAYIATGEPTDKAGAYAIQGVGTFLVTAIRGSYTNVVGLPVARVLKTLLESGVVVPGGIAAS comes from the coding sequence ATGACACAGAAAACACCCGGCCCGTTCACCTCCCTTGTCCCCATTGTCCTGGCCTCTGGTTCGCCCCGCAGGCGCGAGCTCCTGGCCGATCTCGGCCTTGACTTCGAGGTTGCGCCCAGCCGGGCCGAGGAGCCCGCCCCGCTGCCCGGCGAACTCCCGACAGACTATGCGGCGCGCATGGCGGAAATGAAGACTGCGGAAGTGGCTGCCCGGTTCCCGGACCGAATCGTGCTCGGCGCAGACACCATCGTGGTGCTCGGCGACAGGATCATGGGCAAGCCGTCCGACGCCGCCCAGGCCCTGGCCATGCTCACGGCCCTGTCCGGCCAGACCCATCAGGTGATCACTGCCTTCTGTCTGGTGCTGCCCGGTCACGACACCGTCACCCGCACCGCAACCACGGACGTGGACATGCGCACCTCGACCGAAACCGAACTGCGCGCCTACATCGCCACAGGCGAACCCACGGACAAGGCCGGAGCCTACGCCATCCAGGGCGTGGGCACCTTCCTGGTCACGGCCATCAGGGGTTCCTATACGAATGTGGTCGGGTTGCCGGTGGCCCGGGTGCTGAAAACGCTGCTGGAGTCGGGAGTGGTTGTCCCCGGAGGGATTGCTGCATCCTGA
- a CDS encoding OmpA/MotB family protein: MRDMEQNFTRGFSSFEQIEGPPVASGANAWAVPWADLMMVMFVLFVVLFIYSSTHQDVKVLFSQQSADEAQAASALDPLIGLIGQLSSRAGANGSQETVRVADNQVLFRSRTDGVTVVREGQGRIRVTLRGDLFFAVNEAGLAPESGQYLSEIAEVVRLSVGTVHVIGYASEDEGGNEAGTRQGFALSTGRATEVADQLMTRFKVDPRRVVITGRGRLHPELPGTTPANQAMNRRVEIVITNEL, encoded by the coding sequence ATGCGAGACATGGAACAAAATTTCACCAGGGGATTTTCCTCATTTGAGCAGATCGAGGGACCGCCGGTCGCCTCGGGCGCGAATGCCTGGGCCGTGCCCTGGGCCGACCTGATGATGGTCATGTTCGTGCTGTTCGTGGTCCTGTTCATCTATTCCAGCACCCATCAGGACGTGAAGGTCCTGTTCAGCCAGCAGAGCGCGGACGAGGCCCAGGCGGCCAGCGCGCTCGATCCGCTCATCGGGCTCATCGGCCAGCTGTCCAGCCGGGCCGGTGCCAACGGCTCCCAGGAGACGGTCCGGGTGGCCGACAATCAGGTCCTGTTCCGCTCGCGCACGGACGGCGTGACCGTGGTCCGCGAAGGTCAGGGCCGCATCCGCGTCACCCTGCGCGGCGATCTGTTTTTTGCCGTGAACGAGGCGGGCCTTGCCCCAGAATCGGGGCAATACCTGAGCGAGATCGCCGAGGTGGTCCGCCTGAGCGTCGGCACGGTCCATGTCATCGGGTACGCGTCTGAAGATGAGGGCGGGAACGAGGCCGGGACTAGGCAGGGCTTTGCCCTGTCCACGGGCCGGGCCACCGAGGTGGCGGACCAGCTCATGACCCGGTTCAAGGTGGACCCCAGGCGCGTGGTCATCACGGGCAGGGGCAGGCTGCATCCGGAGCTTCCCGGTACGACTCCGGCCAATCAGGCCATGAACCGGCGCGTCGAAATCGTCATCACCAACGAACTCTGA
- a CDS encoding motility protein A has protein sequence MNKKNLIGVVLSLLLFVGSFLLTGAASAYWNLAAFLVVVSGLTAAMLVSYPTAHIRNAFRVARNAYANGHATSEEIVNTLLDLSVKSKVDGVLSLERSEHREISSFLQNGLILLVDNYKEEEIREALNSEMAFFNLRRQQSERFFQTMARMAPAFGVAGSVIGLIGLLMGINDTAVILKNIPVAFISTLYGLVLSNLVFSPIAENINYSTRVELLNQKLVLEGIVAISKEQNSYKLERKLASFLSPSEREGKTETLRRITRKYVQKRNQPVDIEDMAGSESLLTESTEAA, from the coding sequence ATGAACAAAAAGAATCTCATCGGCGTGGTGCTCAGTCTGCTGCTCTTCGTAGGCAGCTTCCTGCTGACAGGCGCGGCCTCGGCCTATTGGAATCTGGCCGCCTTCCTGGTGGTCGTCTCCGGCCTGACCGCGGCCATGCTCGTCAGTTATCCGACAGCCCACATCAGGAATGCCTTCAGGGTGGCCAGGAACGCCTATGCCAACGGGCACGCCACTTCCGAGGAGATCGTCAACACCCTGCTTGACCTTTCAGTCAAGAGCAAGGTGGACGGCGTCCTCTCCCTTGAGCGCAGCGAGCATCGCGAAATCAGCTCGTTTTTGCAAAACGGTCTGATCCTGCTGGTGGACAATTACAAGGAAGAGGAGATCCGCGAGGCACTCAATTCCGAAATGGCCTTCTTCAACCTGCGCCGCCAGCAGAGCGAGCGGTTCTTCCAGACCATGGCGCGCATGGCCCCGGCCTTTGGCGTGGCGGGCAGCGTCATCGGCCTGATTGGCCTGCTCATGGGCATCAACGACACGGCGGTCATCCTCAAGAATATCCCCGTGGCCTTCATCTCGACCCTCTACGGGCTGGTCTTAAGCAATCTCGTTTTCTCACCCATTGCTGAGAACATCAACTATTCCACGCGGGTGGAGCTTCTGAATCAGAAGCTGGTCCTGGAGGGCATCGTGGCCATCAGCAAGGAGCAGAACTCCTACAAGCTGGAGCGCAAGCTGGCCTCGTTCCTCAGCCCCAGCGAGCGCGAGGGCAAGACCGAGACCCTGCGCCGCATCACCCGCAAGTACGTCCAGAAGCGCAACCAACCCGTTGATATTGAAGACATGGCTGGCAGCGAGTCACTTCTGACGGAGTCCACGGAAGCCGCCTAG
- a CDS encoding glucokinase: MAIILAADIGGTNSRFALFDTAGGALVMERSLWLKTHEAASFADLLDQVRASGFPLSGVIDAAVLAVAGAVHGGVQCRLPNAPWGVDLREVDLGTPTACLINDFAAQAYACRTTAVAEAQVIQAGEPEPGAVVGVIGAGTGLGHSALIPDGDRWVALSSEAGHMSFPFTGPEEAVYEEFNRTASGRNWAEGDTVVTGLGLRLVHQHLTGENLSPDVISARITVESPTTQWFARFYGRACRNWAMALMARGGLFIAGGVAARNPMLVTAPEFLDEFHNSHVHGEYLRSVPIRLNANQESGLYGAAFHGAQLLHGGKE, encoded by the coding sequence ATGGCGATAATCCTGGCCGCCGACATCGGCGGCACCAACAGCCGGTTCGCACTCTTCGACACCGCAGGCGGCGCACTGGTCATGGAGCGCTCCCTCTGGCTGAAGACTCACGAGGCCGCGTCCTTTGCCGATCTGCTCGATCAGGTCCGGGCCAGCGGGTTCCCCCTGTCCGGCGTCATCGACGCTGCGGTGCTGGCCGTGGCCGGGGCGGTGCATGGCGGGGTCCAATGCCGCCTGCCCAACGCGCCCTGGGGCGTGGACCTGCGCGAGGTGGACCTGGGGACCCCCACAGCGTGTCTGATCAATGATTTCGCGGCCCAGGCCTATGCCTGCCGCACCACCGCCGTTGCCGAGGCGCAGGTCATCCAGGCCGGGGAGCCGGAGCCGGGAGCTGTGGTCGGGGTTATCGGCGCGGGCACCGGGCTGGGGCACTCGGCTCTGATCCCTGACGGCGACCGGTGGGTTGCGCTCTCGTCCGAGGCCGGACACATGAGCTTCCCGTTCACCGGCCCGGAAGAAGCCGTGTACGAGGAGTTCAACCGCACGGCCTCCGGGCGCAACTGGGCCGAGGGCGACACGGTGGTCACGGGGCTGGGGCTGCGTCTCGTCCATCAGCATCTCACGGGCGAGAATCTGTCGCCCGACGTGATTTCCGCCAGGATTACAGTGGAGAGCCCGACCACACAGTGGTTTGCCCGCTTCTACGGCAGGGCGTGCCGCAACTGGGCCATGGCCCTGATGGCGCGCGGCGGGCTGTTTATCGCGGGTGGCGTGGCCGCCAGGAACCCCATGCTCGTCACTGCACCGGAGTTCCTGGACGAGTTCCACAACTCGCATGTTCACGGCGAGTACCTGCGCTCCGTGCCGATCCGGCTCAACGCCAACCAGGAGAGCGGTCTCTACGGCGCTGCCTTTCACGGCGCGCAACTCCTGCACGGGGGGAAGGAATGA
- the gpt gene encoding xanthine phosphoribosyltransferase produces MGDKNSYQKMYPVSWEQLQRDCRALSWRLMEKGPWKGIIAITRGGLVPAAIIARELDIRLIDTICLSSYDWKEQGQAAILKPLQNDGEGWLLIDDLVDTGKTAQIARDMVPKAHFATVYAKPAGRPMVETYITEVSQDTWILFPWDAGAQFVEPIIQASE; encoded by the coding sequence ATGGGTGACAAAAACAGCTACCAGAAGATGTATCCCGTTTCCTGGGAACAGTTGCAGCGCGACTGTCGTGCCCTTTCCTGGAGACTGATGGAAAAGGGACCCTGGAAGGGCATCATCGCCATCACCCGCGGCGGGCTCGTGCCCGCGGCCATCATCGCCCGCGAGCTCGACATCCGCCTCATCGACACCATCTGCCTCTCCAGCTACGACTGGAAGGAGCAGGGCCAGGCCGCCATCCTCAAGCCCCTGCAGAACGACGGCGAAGGGTGGCTGCTCATCGACGATCTGGTGGACACGGGCAAGACCGCACAGATCGCCCGCGACATGGTGCCCAAGGCCCATTTTGCCACGGTCTATGCCAAGCCTGCTGGCCGTCCCATGGTCGAGACCTACATCACCGAAGTCAGTCAGGATACCTGGATATTGTTCCCGTGGGATGCCGGGGCGCAGTTTGTCGAACCCATCATCCAGGCATCTGAATAG
- a CDS encoding BMP family ABC transporter substrate-binding protein, producing MKKMMKLLAVSAASLVLMLSLFACAESPEEKKAEEPAAAQPEAVAETAPEAAPTEGAAPAEAKTVKAGFVYVSPVGDAGYSYAHDLGRKAVEELDFATTSFVESVPEGADSERVIRNMARKEFDIIFTTSFGYMDPTIKVAKEFPNLRFMHCSGFKKAENVNNYFGRIYQARYLTGLVAGAMTKSNKLGYVAAFPIPEVIRGINAFTIGVRQVNPEAEVRVVWTKTWYDPALEKDAAKSLLDAGCDVIAQHQDSPAPQEAAQEAGAYSVGYNSDMSSFAPKAHLTSAIWNWAPMYVKTVEQVRDGSWQGDQSMWWSMQDGVVDIAPMGPMVPEDVKASVMAKRDEMVDGTDTVFAGPIKNQNGEVVVAEGTVMADGDLLGMTWFVEGVVGSAE from the coding sequence ATGAAAAAAATGATGAAACTGCTTGCCGTATCAGCCGCCTCGCTGGTGCTGATGCTGTCCCTGTTTGCCTGCGCCGAGTCTCCGGAAGAGAAAAAGGCCGAAGAGCCTGCGGCGGCCCAGCCTGAGGCTGTGGCCGAAACCGCTCCCGAAGCAGCTCCCACCGAGGGTGCTGCCCCGGCTGAGGCCAAGACCGTCAAGGCCGGGTTTGTCTACGTCTCCCCGGTCGGCGACGCGGGTTACTCCTATGCCCATGACCTTGGCCGCAAGGCAGTGGAAGAGCTGGATTTCGCCACCACCTCCTTTGTCGAGTCCGTGCCTGAAGGCGCTGATTCCGAGCGCGTCATCCGCAACATGGCCCGCAAGGAGTTCGACATCATCTTCACCACCAGCTTCGGCTACATGGACCCGACCATCAAGGTGGCCAAGGAATTTCCCAACCTGCGTTTCATGCACTGCTCCGGCTTCAAGAAGGCCGAGAACGTCAACAACTACTTTGGCCGCATCTATCAGGCGCGCTACCTGACCGGTCTGGTGGCCGGTGCCATGACCAAGTCCAACAAGCTTGGCTACGTGGCCGCCTTCCCCATTCCCGAGGTCATTCGCGGCATCAACGCCTTCACCATCGGCGTGCGTCAGGTCAATCCCGAGGCCGAGGTGCGCGTGGTCTGGACCAAGACCTGGTACGACCCGGCCCTTGAGAAGGACGCCGCCAAGAGCCTGCTTGATGCCGGTTGCGACGTGATCGCCCAGCATCAGGACTCCCCGGCCCCGCAGGAGGCCGCGCAGGAGGCGGGTGCCTACTCCGTGGGCTACAACTCAGACATGTCCTCGTTCGCGCCCAAGGCGCACCTGACCTCGGCCATCTGGAACTGGGCCCCCATGTACGTCAAGACCGTGGAGCAGGTGCGCGACGGTTCCTGGCAGGGCGACCAGTCCATGTGGTGGTCCATGCAGGACGGCGTGGTGGACATCGCGCCCATGGGTCCGATGGTTCCCGAGGATGTCAAGGCCAGCGTCATGGCCAAGCGCGACGAGATGGTCGACGGAACCGACACCGTGTTCGCCGGTCCCATCAAGAACCAGAACGGCGAGGTCGTTGTGGCCGAGGGCACCGTCATGGCTGACGGCGACCTGCTGGGCATGACCTGGTTCGTGGAAGGTGTTGTCGGATCGGCCGAGTAA
- a CDS encoding ABC transporter permease, whose protein sequence is MALKIRKRDEPWKWGALVIFLGALLFSLGVSALLLAGQGKDALHGMNILWQGSFGNLWALEGALLKAIPLFLCSLGVAVAFRMQIWNIGAEGQFALGAIGATWMALSFPDLPWYGLMPLMFAMAFILGGAWAFIPAVLRLKLRVNEIISTLMLNYIAILLLDYLVFGVWKDPTSFGFPMTPEFTPGAVIQGIGDSRVHWGLLFCAVVGVGLWAFMRFTRLGFELKASGEGARVARYAKIRYGMLTMFVMCLSGGFAGWAGCVETSAVLNRLQPSLMVGYGYTAIVVAWLARLEPLNIAFGSFLLAALRVGVENLQLELQIPAAFGVIMEGMILLTVLAGQFFLTYRIVRVARNGEE, encoded by the coding sequence ATGGCACTGAAGATCAGAAAACGAGATGAACCCTGGAAGTGGGGCGCCCTGGTCATTTTCCTGGGCGCCCTGCTCTTTTCGCTGGGTGTGAGCGCGCTGCTCCTGGCGGGGCAGGGCAAGGACGCGCTGCACGGGATGAACATCCTGTGGCAGGGCAGTTTCGGCAACCTGTGGGCCCTTGAGGGCGCGCTGCTCAAGGCGATTCCGCTCTTTCTTTGTTCGCTTGGCGTGGCCGTGGCCTTTCGGATGCAGATTTGGAACATCGGCGCCGAGGGGCAGTTCGCCCTGGGTGCCATCGGGGCCACCTGGATGGCGCTGAGCTTTCCTGATCTGCCATGGTACGGGCTGATGCCGCTCATGTTCGCCATGGCCTTCATCCTGGGCGGGGCCTGGGCCTTCATCCCGGCGGTGCTCAGGCTCAAGCTGCGCGTCAACGAGATCATCTCGACCCTGATGCTCAACTATATCGCCATACTGCTGCTCGACTATCTCGTCTTCGGCGTGTGGAAAGATCCGACCAGTTTCGGCTTTCCCATGACCCCGGAGTTCACGCCCGGAGCGGTCATCCAGGGCATCGGCGACAGCCGCGTCCACTGGGGGCTGCTCTTCTGCGCGGTGGTCGGCGTTGGGCTGTGGGCCTTCATGCGCTTCACCCGGCTCGGATTCGAACTCAAGGCCAGCGGCGAGGGCGCGCGCGTGGCCCGGTACGCCAAGATCCGTTACGGGATGCTGACCATGTTCGTCATGTGCCTCTCCGGCGGATTCGCGGGCTGGGCCGGGTGCGTCGAGACCTCGGCGGTGCTCAACCGGCTCCAGCCGAGCCTGATGGTCGGGTACGGCTACACGGCCATCGTGGTGGCCTGGCTGGCCCGGCTTGAGCCGCTCAACATCGCGTTCGGCTCGTTTTTGCTGGCCGCGCTCAGGGTCGGGGTGGAGAATCTCCAGCTTGAGTTGCAGATACCGGCGGCCTTTGGGGTGATCATGGAAGGCATGATTCTGCTCACGGTGCTGGCCGGGCAGTTTTTCCTGACCTACCGGATCGTGCGCGTGGCGCGAAACGGGGAGGAGTAG
- a CDS encoding ABC transporter permease, translating into MGEFLIPLFAATVQSGTPILFATLGEMMTEKGGVLNLGVEGIMSVAALAAFLTSFATGSPWLGFLAGGTAGLLFASLHGFVCITCLGNQVVSGLALTILGLGVTNFLGVPYVGLPAPGFDPFPFPLLSSIPVLGDIFFRHDMLVYVSFVVPFIFWFFFRRTSLGLHVAATGEMPAAAAAAGLKPVALRYFAVLAGGFLMGLGGAYLSLAYTHLWTNGLAGGRGWIAVALVIFAFWRPGRAVVGAYLFGGVMAFQLRLQAMGTHIPSSLLLMLPYLLTILVLILSAWRGRRIDAPAALGTNIEPEG; encoded by the coding sequence ATGGGGGAGTTCCTGATACCGCTCTTTGCGGCCACGGTGCAATCGGGCACGCCGATCCTGTTCGCCACCCTGGGCGAGATGATGACCGAGAAGGGTGGGGTGCTCAATCTCGGCGTGGAGGGGATCATGTCCGTGGCCGCCCTGGCCGCGTTCCTGACCAGCTTTGCCACCGGATCGCCCTGGCTCGGCTTCCTGGCGGGCGGCACGGCAGGCCTGCTTTTCGCCTCGCTGCACGGCTTTGTCTGCATCACCTGCCTGGGCAATCAGGTGGTGTCCGGGCTGGCCCTGACCATCCTGGGGCTCGGGGTGACCAATTTCCTTGGCGTGCCCTATGTGGGGCTGCCCGCGCCCGGCTTTGATCCCTTTCCCTTCCCGCTGCTCTCGTCCATTCCGGTGCTGGGCGACATTTTTTTCAGGCACGACATGCTGGTTTACGTCTCCTTTGTGGTGCCCTTCATTTTCTGGTTCTTCTTCAGGCGCACCAGCCTCGGGCTGCATGTGGCGGCCACGGGCGAGATGCCCGCCGCAGCCGCAGCCGCCGGGCTCAAGCCCGTGGCCCTGCGCTATTTTGCGGTTCTGGCGGGCGGGTTTCTCATGGGTCTTGGCGGAGCCTACCTCTCGCTGGCCTACACCCATCTGTGGACCAACGGCCTTGCGGGCGGGCGCGGCTGGATCGCGGTGGCCCTGGTCATCTTCGCCTTCTGGCGACCGGGCCGGGCTGTGGTCGGGGCCTATCTCTTCGGCGGGGTCATGGCCTTCCAGCTCAGGCTCCAGGCCATGGGCACCCATATTCCGTCGTCCCTGCTCCTGATGCTGCCGTATCTGCTGACCATCCTCGTCCTCATCCTCTCGGCCTGGCGGGGCCGCCGCATCGACGCCCCGGCAGCCCTGGGCACCAACATCGAGCCGGAGGGGTAG